The proteins below are encoded in one region of Eulemur rufifrons isolate Redbay chromosome 2, OSU_ERuf_1, whole genome shotgun sequence:
- the LGALS3 gene encoding galectin-3 — protein sequence MADSFSLNDALSGSGNPNPQGWPGSWGNPPPGAGGYPSASYPGAYPGQTPPGAYPGQAPPGAYPGQGPHPGQGPHPGQGPPGAYPGPPPPGAYPGPPAPGGYPGQPGGPGPYPPPGQPSAPGAYPAAGPYGAPAGPLTVPYDLHLPGGVMPRMLITILGTVKPNANRIALDFKRGNDVAFHFNPRFNENNRRVIVCNTKLDNTWGKEERQMVFPFESGKPFKIQVLVEPAHFKVAVNDAHLLQYNHRMKHLHEIKKLSISGDINLTSASHAMI from the exons ATGGCAGACAGTTTTTCG CTTAATGATGCTTTATCTGGGTCTGGAAACCCAAACCCTCAAGGATGGCCTGGCTCATGGGGGAACCCGcctcctggggcagggggctACCCAAGTGCCTCCTATCCTGGGGCCTACCCTGGGCAGACTCCCCCAGGGGCCTATCCTGGGCAGGCACCTCCAGGGGCTTATCCTGGGCAGGGGCCTCATCCTGGGCAGGGGCCTCATCCTGGGCAGGGGCCTCCTGGTGCCTACCCTGGTCCTCCACCACCTGGAGCTTATCCCGGACCACCTGCACCTGGAGGCTACCCGGGGCAACCAGGCGGACCTGGGCCCTACCCACCTCCTGGACAGCCCAGTGCTCCTGGAGCCTACCCTGCTGCCGGCCCCTATGGTGCCCCTGCCGGACCACTG ACTGTGCCTTATGACCTGCATTTGCCTGGAGGAGTCATGCCTCGCATGCTGATAACCATTCTGGGCACAGTGAAGCCCAATGCAAACAG AATTGCCTTAGATTTCAAGAGAGGAAATGATGTTGCCTTCCACTTCAACCCACGCTTCAATGAGAACAACAGGAGAGTCATTGTTTGCAATACAAAGCTGGATAATacctggggaaaggaagaaagacagatGGTTTTCCCATTTGAAAGTGGTAAACCATTCAAA ATACAAGTACTGGTTGAACCTGCCCACTTCAAGGTTGCAGTCAATGATGCTCACTTGTTGCAGTACAATCATCGGATGAAACATCTCCATGAGATCAAAAAACTGAGCATCTCTGGTGACATAAACCTCACCAGTGCTTCACATGCTATGATATAA